A single genomic interval of Alistipes provencensis harbors:
- a CDS encoding Fur family transcriptional regulator: METTDTIRKAGLKMTPQRRAVYEAMMELRHAPIEAIIAKVQSKDKEMTLSTIYRVLDSFCKAGILSLVCHPETGKCNYDITVHEHHHLFDGEQIMDYDDAELTRLIRQYLESHNIPAADIEKIQVQITLNKSFTNKQ; encoded by the coding sequence ATGGAGACAACAGATACGATACGCAAAGCGGGACTGAAGATGACACCCCAGCGAAGGGCTGTCTACGAGGCCATGATGGAACTGCGCCATGCGCCAATCGAAGCCATCATAGCCAAAGTCCAGTCGAAGGATAAGGAGATGACGCTCTCGACGATCTATCGCGTCCTCGACTCGTTCTGCAAAGCCGGCATCCTATCGCTGGTATGCCATCCGGAAACGGGCAAATGCAACTACGACATCACGGTGCACGAGCACCACCACCTATTCGACGGAGAACAGATCATGGATTACGACGATGCGGAGCTGACCCGCCTGATCCGGCAATATCTGGAGAGCCACAACATACCCGCTGCCGATATCGAGAAAATACAAGTACAGATAACACTCAACAAATCATTCACAAACAAACAGTAA
- a CDS encoding archaellin/type IV pilin N-terminal domain-containing protein, producing MKTSNLLSALVPTRRFWKLALLLPLAWIAFSYLYTRGISPVGAALLVVLFPGLFRFLYRVACLLTAVALFAVILAHLIY from the coding sequence ATGAAAACGTCAAACCTCCTTTCGGCACTCGTTCCAACCCGTAGATTCTGGAAACTTGCCCTGCTCCTGCCGCTGGCCTGGATCGCATTCTCCTATCTGTACACCCGAGGAATCTCTCCCGTAGGTGCGGCTCTCCTCGTCGTCCTTTTCCCGGGACTTTTCCGCTTTCTCTACCGCGTCGCCTGCCTGCTGACTGCCGTGGCGCTATTTGCCGTAATCCTCGCTCACCTCATCTATTGA
- a CDS encoding methyltransferase domain-containing protein — protein sequence MSQYLTPDRTARQMAALAVRYFDNDSRIVDACCGTGQLTRALIAEGVHPSAIIGFDMDGDMIAIYERLYPTVDAMQMRFEDIDFRGENIIANPPFETAECIFFFDWLTKVQRSGDYAVLLLPHGFIDKQRPKTVQETIRHFIIHHRAPMQELFLRTNCRAEIVVLERL from the coding sequence TTGTCGCAATACCTGACGCCGGATCGTACGGCGCGGCAGATGGCTGCATTGGCTGTACGGTATTTCGACAATGACAGTCGGATCGTCGATGCCTGCTGCGGCACGGGACAACTGACACGCGCATTGATTGCCGAGGGAGTACACCCTTCGGCAATTATCGGGTTCGATATGGATGGTGATATGATAGCTATTTACGAACGGCTATACCCGACCGTAGACGCGATGCAGATGCGGTTTGAGGATATAGATTTTCGCGGCGAGAATATCATTGCCAATCCTCCTTTCGAGACGGCGGAATGCATCTTCTTCTTTGACTGGCTTACCAAAGTACAAAGGTCGGGAGACTACGCGGTTCTGCTTTTGCCGCACGGTTTTATCGACAAGCAGCGACCGAAAACCGTGCAGGAAACGATACGGCACTTTATCATTCATCACCGGGCACCCATGCAGGAACTGTTCCTACGAACGAACTGCCGTGCCGAGATCGTTGTCTTGGAACGATTGTAA
- a CDS encoding topoisomerase C-terminal repeat-containing protein — MESIAIYARQVTEEVISIRFPDVGAGALPCPKCHAGKMILRRRFAQCTNPECAHIVPRRFLNMDLTDTHFEQLFTAGATELIRGLKDKDGQSFDVFLSFAADCSLRPVFPEKPLPSGTK; from the coding sequence ATGGAGTCGATTGCGATCTATGCCCGGCAGGTCACGGAGGAGGTGATATCCATCCGCTTTCCCGATGTCGGAGCCGGAGCACTTCCCTGTCCCAAATGCCATGCGGGAAAGATGATCCTGCGCCGCAGATTCGCTCAATGTACCAATCCCGAATGTGCCCATATTGTTCCTCGACGGTTCCTGAATATGGACCTTACAGATACCCATTTCGAGCAGCTTTTCACTGCCGGAGCGACAGAACTGATTCGGGGACTCAAAGACAAGGATGGACAGAGTTTCGACGTCTTTCTCAGTTTTGCGGCCGACTGCTCGCTACGACCCGTTTTTCCCGAAAAACCGTTACCATCGGGCACAAAATAA
- a CDS encoding nucleotidyl transferase AbiEii/AbiGii toxin family protein has protein sequence MKGIARHTEALIEPASRLDCLKGWVLVGGTALAIQLGHRLSEDLDFMRWQTRRDERMDVDWPTIRKQLETVGKVESMDILDHNHVEFVVAGVKFSFYARESKAPEMTLIPFMNNIVLADAASIAVMKMEVMLRRSKFRDYYDLYCIFREDPDVMKYVKRAGDYSNHMLKSKHILTMLTDYRRFGEDRNFSQLEPAYSIGAEEIETYIKGLLQKPE, from the coding sequence ATGAAAGGAATCGCACGACATACCGAAGCGCTTATCGAACCGGCCTCACGGCTCGACTGCCTGAAAGGCTGGGTGTTGGTCGGAGGAACGGCCCTTGCCATCCAACTTGGCCACAGGCTGAGTGAGGATTTGGATTTCATGCGCTGGCAGACCCGCAGGGACGAGCGGATGGATGTGGATTGGCCGACGATTCGCAAACAGCTGGAAACGGTGGGCAAAGTGGAATCGATGGATATTCTCGACCATAACCATGTGGAATTTGTCGTCGCGGGCGTGAAGTTCTCCTTCTATGCACGGGAGAGCAAAGCCCCGGAAATGACCTTGATTCCCTTTATGAACAACATCGTTTTGGCGGATGCCGCATCCATTGCCGTAATGAAAATGGAAGTGATGCTACGGCGCAGCAAGTTCCGGGACTACTACGATCTTTACTGCATTTTCCGCGAAGACCCCGATGTGATGAAGTACGTCAAAAGGGCCGGCGATTATTCGAACCATATGCTCAAAAGCAAGCATATTCTCACCATGCTGACAGATTACAGGCGTTTCGGCGAGGATCGTAATTTCAGCCAGCTGGAACCCGCATATTCCATCGGTGCGGAAGAGATTGAAACGTATATCAAAGGATTGTTGCAAAAGCCGGAGTAA
- a CDS encoding glucose 1-dehydrogenase: MSIQPLFDLTGKVAVVTGGGNGIGRACCETLAEAGATVVVSNRTPETGEAVAQAIRDKGGKALAIACDVLDDRALEQLVSRTVEEFGAIHILVNNAGGGRGGHENPFELSAEEFEAIFRLNVFSAWKLCKLVVPHMARAGYGSIVNITSMASINKSPNMSAYASSKAALNHMTANLAFDFGPMNVRINCVGPGATRTRALSTVLTPEIESRMLAHTPIHRLGEPSDIAGAVLYFAAPVSEWVSGQVLFVNGGGVQTLD; encoded by the coding sequence ATGTCCATACAACCGTTATTCGATCTCACGGGCAAGGTGGCCGTGGTCACCGGCGGCGGCAACGGTATCGGCCGCGCCTGTTGCGAAACGCTCGCCGAAGCGGGAGCCACCGTCGTGGTGAGTAACCGCACGCCCGAAACCGGCGAAGCCGTGGCGCAGGCCATCCGCGACAAAGGAGGCAAGGCCCTTGCCATCGCATGCGACGTACTCGACGACCGGGCGCTGGAACAACTCGTTTCCCGTACTGTCGAGGAGTTCGGGGCGATACACATTCTCGTAAACAACGCCGGCGGCGGCCGGGGCGGTCACGAAAATCCGTTCGAACTCAGCGCTGAAGAGTTCGAGGCGATTTTTCGTCTCAATGTCTTCAGCGCGTGGAAACTCTGCAAACTCGTGGTGCCCCACATGGCCCGGGCGGGTTACGGCAGCATCGTCAACATTACCTCGATGGCCAGTATCAACAAAAGCCCGAACATGAGCGCCTACGCCTCGTCGAAAGCGGCGCTCAACCACATGACAGCCAATCTGGCATTCGACTTCGGGCCGATGAACGTGCGTATCAACTGCGTCGGGCCGGGTGCCACGCGCACGCGGGCCCTCTCGACGGTACTGACGCCCGAGATCGAGAGCCGCATGCTGGCCCACACGCCGATTCACCGGCTCGGCGAACCGTCCGACATCGCGGGTGCCGTGCTCTACTTCGCCGCGCCGGTCTCCGAGTGGGTCAGCGGTCAGGTGCTCTTTGTCAACGGCGGCGGCGTGCAGACGCTCGACTGA
- a CDS encoding cupin domain-containing protein yields the protein MNKHLFQAGVLAAAFVLSVSCGQNNASTADAAATEAESATEIVLKDYGNAPTVLDIEAYTVGNENFRTALWTGTNLQVTLMTIPVGGDIGLELHPDIDQFLRIEQGQGRVMMGDAEDKLDFVREAKADHAVFVPAGKWHNIVNTGSEPLKIYSIYAPVEHPHGTVHKTQAEAMEAEHHH from the coding sequence ATGAACAAACATCTTTTTCAGGCAGGAGTACTGGCAGCCGCTTTCGTATTGTCGGTTTCCTGCGGACAGAACAACGCCTCAACCGCCGATGCGGCAGCCACCGAGGCAGAGAGCGCAACCGAAATCGTATTGAAAGACTACGGCAACGCCCCGACCGTGCTGGACATCGAGGCCTACACCGTGGGCAACGAGAATTTCCGCACGGCACTGTGGACGGGCACGAACCTGCAGGTGACGCTGATGACCATTCCCGTCGGCGGCGATATCGGTCTCGAACTGCACCCTGACATCGACCAGTTCCTGCGCATCGAACAGGGACAGGGCCGCGTGATGATGGGCGATGCCGAGGACAAGCTCGACTTCGTGCGGGAGGCGAAGGCCGACCATGCGGTATTCGTACCCGCCGGCAAGTGGCACAACATCGTCAACACGGGCAGCGAGCCGCTCAAGATCTATTCGATCTATGCGCCCGTAGAGCACCCGCACGGCACGGTCCACAAGACCCAGGCTGAGGCCATGGAAGCAGAACACCATCATTGA
- a CDS encoding linear amide C-N hydrolase yields the protein MKKSLILLTALSAVGFGAESVTACTGITLTSGDGACVVARTIEWGGSDLRSQYVVVPRGYRQQSFVPGGSDGMVFTAQYGYVGLAVEQQEFVAEGLNEAGLSAGLFYFPNYGRYEDYDLALKSSSVADLQLVPLVLSTCRDVGEVEELIGRIRVINIDPRASTVHWRFADRSGRQVVLEFIDGKPVFYENKLGVLTNSPGFDWQLTNLNNYVNLYAGSAPDHDMGGVRLAAFGAGSGMLGIPGDVTPPSRFVRAAFYQTTAPQQAEAEATVLQSFQILNNFDIPVGVEFAAGKVPADIPSATQWTSATDITNRRIYYRTMHDSAIRCFDLETIDFTKVKYRALPLDEVRQQPIVRMKVR from the coding sequence ATGAAAAAGAGTTTGATTCTCCTGACGGCTTTATCCGCCGTCGGATTCGGGGCCGAATCCGTAACCGCCTGTACGGGCATCACGCTGACGTCCGGCGACGGCGCCTGCGTCGTGGCACGCACGATCGAATGGGGCGGCAGCGACCTTCGCAGCCAGTATGTGGTCGTTCCCCGGGGTTATCGCCAGCAGTCGTTCGTTCCGGGCGGGAGCGACGGCATGGTCTTCACGGCGCAGTACGGCTATGTCGGCTTGGCGGTCGAGCAGCAGGAGTTCGTGGCCGAGGGACTCAACGAGGCCGGGCTTTCGGCCGGACTGTTCTATTTTCCCAATTACGGCAGATACGAAGACTACGATCTGGCGCTGAAGAGTTCGAGCGTCGCCGATCTGCAGCTCGTGCCGCTGGTGCTGAGCACCTGCCGCGATGTCGGGGAGGTGGAGGAGCTGATCGGTCGCATCCGCGTGATCAATATCGACCCGCGGGCTTCGACGGTTCACTGGCGCTTCGCCGATCGTTCGGGGCGTCAGGTCGTGTTGGAGTTCATCGACGGGAAGCCGGTTTTCTATGAAAATAAACTGGGGGTGCTGACCAACTCACCCGGATTCGATTGGCAGCTCACCAACCTGAACAACTACGTCAATCTCTATGCGGGTTCGGCTCCGGATCACGATATGGGCGGTGTCCGGCTGGCGGCTTTCGGGGCCGGAAGCGGGATGCTGGGTATTCCGGGCGATGTCACGCCTCCTTCGCGGTTCGTCCGTGCGGCATTCTACCAGACGACGGCTCCACAGCAGGCCGAGGCCGAAGCCACCGTGCTGCAAAGTTTTCAGATACTCAATAATTTCGACATACCGGTCGGCGTCGAGTTCGCCGCAGGCAAGGTTCCGGCCGACATTCCGAGCGCCACGCAATGGACGTCGGCCACCGACATCACGAATCGGCGCATCTACTACCGCACGATGCACGACAGCGCGATCCGCTGTTTTGATTTGGAAACGATAGATTTCACGAAAGTGAAATACCGGGCTTTGCCGCTTGACGAGGTGCGGCAACAGCCTATTGTACGGATGAAGGTTCGGTAA
- a CDS encoding zinc-dependent metalloprotease — MKKWILAGTILALLAGIAIPTSCAAASKRKKKAKTEQAKEQPPKKKQTPYEKLFDKPGCETVTGKFITLHKVNGKLYFEYPLRLLGRELLIASTPVESSNSDICTVGYKSKDPMHVTFDLIDSAIFLRTVNAMVSYDEKDSLMRNAVQKNYMSAFKGKYKIETFSPDSTAVVFEVTPLFNSKVDELNPVLESNGMYQITSNLKSDLTAFGKLKAFDDNVSIETYQTYSYDIRLLFFNLGKGELSTKVNRTILLLPEDRMKPRISDSRIGVFLTGKQRISNEEDQIQLYTFANRWRVEPKDQAAWERGELVEPVKPIVFYVDDAFPVLWRDPIKRAVLRWNKAFEKIGFKNVLQVRDFPKDDPEFDPDNLKYSCIRYLPVSVENAMGPSWVDPVTGEIINASVIVYNDIVKLINNWRFIQTAQIDPRARAKKMPEDVMTESIEYVVAHEVGHTLGLMHNMAASSTFPVDSLRSATFTQKYGTTPSIMDYARFNYVAQPGDKGVKLTPPDLGCYDEYVIKWLYSPIPGNKSVKEEAKVLESWVDEKAGDPLYRYGRQQVSARYDPSALEEDLGDDPIKAGTYGIANLRYILQNLNTWITDDESTAHRQELYTGILNQYYRYLRNVLMNVGGIYLTEVKDGTPGERFRAVPRDTQRKSLQWVIKQIRESGWLDDKALTDKFPVALNPSLKIVSALGTSILSTYKNVTLSAYISDKPYLPREFFDDIYNGFWENTIKGRKLTNTDKLMQRLMIGEMIKVLTKYSGKGGNSGGITIPVSAYAPTIEDIRAYGLDASGLTDRYIDRLREIEQEHGAGYIATETAKQASYNFGDRYGYGFQSRVNISTIDESEAYYCETLDRIERLLKSRVTTANIADRAYYKALLMQIQSAKK; from the coding sequence ATGAAGAAATGGATTTTAGCGGGTACGATCCTGGCCTTGTTGGCCGGGATCGCAATCCCCACCTCCTGCGCCGCCGCATCCAAGCGCAAGAAAAAAGCGAAGACCGAGCAGGCGAAGGAACAGCCTCCCAAAAAGAAGCAGACACCTTACGAAAAACTGTTCGACAAACCCGGCTGCGAAACGGTCACCGGCAAATTCATCACCCTGCATAAGGTCAACGGCAAACTCTATTTCGAATATCCCCTCCGGCTGCTGGGACGTGAACTGCTGATTGCTTCCACGCCCGTGGAGTCGAGCAATTCGGACATCTGCACGGTGGGTTACAAGAGCAAGGACCCGATGCACGTCACCTTCGACCTGATCGACAGCGCCATCTTCCTGCGGACGGTCAACGCCATGGTCAGCTACGACGAAAAGGATTCGTTGATGCGCAACGCCGTCCAGAAGAACTACATGTCCGCATTCAAGGGCAAGTACAAGATCGAGACCTTCTCGCCGGACAGCACGGCCGTCGTATTCGAGGTCACGCCGCTGTTCAACAGCAAGGTCGACGAACTCAACCCGGTGCTCGAAAGCAACGGCATGTACCAGATCACGTCGAACCTGAAGTCGGACCTCACGGCTTTCGGCAAACTGAAGGCCTTCGACGACAACGTCAGCATCGAGACCTACCAGACCTACTCCTACGACATACGCCTGCTGTTCTTCAACCTCGGCAAGGGCGAACTCTCGACCAAGGTCAACCGCACAATCCTGCTGCTGCCCGAGGACCGTATGAAGCCGCGTATCTCCGACTCCCGCATCGGCGTGTTCCTCACCGGCAAGCAGCGCATCTCCAACGAGGAGGACCAGATTCAGCTCTACACCTTCGCCAACCGCTGGCGCGTCGAGCCCAAGGACCAAGCGGCCTGGGAGCGCGGTGAACTGGTCGAGCCGGTAAAACCGATCGTCTTCTATGTGGACGACGCCTTCCCCGTCCTGTGGCGCGACCCGATCAAACGGGCCGTACTCCGTTGGAACAAGGCCTTCGAGAAGATCGGCTTCAAGAACGTGCTTCAGGTGCGCGACTTCCCCAAGGACGATCCCGAGTTCGATCCCGACAACCTGAAATACTCCTGCATCCGCTACCTGCCCGTCAGCGTCGAGAATGCCATGGGCCCGTCGTGGGTGGATCCCGTCACCGGCGAGATCATCAACGCTTCGGTCATCGTCTACAACGACATCGTCAAGCTCATCAACAACTGGCGTTTCATCCAGACCGCACAGATCGATCCCCGCGCCCGCGCCAAGAAGATGCCCGAGGATGTGATGACCGAGTCGATCGAGTACGTCGTGGCCCACGAAGTCGGCCACACGCTGGGACTGATGCACAACATGGCCGCTTCCAGCACGTTCCCCGTGGATTCGCTGCGTTCGGCCACCTTCACGCAGAAATACGGCACGACACCCTCGATCATGGATTACGCACGCTTCAACTATGTGGCACAGCCCGGCGACAAGGGCGTGAAACTGACGCCTCCCGACCTGGGCTGCTACGACGAATACGTCATCAAATGGCTCTACTCGCCCATCCCCGGCAACAAATCGGTGAAAGAGGAGGCAAAGGTCCTCGAGAGCTGGGTGGACGAGAAGGCCGGCGATCCCCTCTACCGCTACGGACGCCAGCAGGTTTCGGCCCGCTACGACCCGAGCGCCCTCGAGGAGGATCTCGGCGACGACCCGATCAAAGCCGGCACCTATGGCATTGCCAACCTGCGTTACATCCTCCAGAACCTCAATACATGGATCACGGACGATGAATCCACGGCACACCGTCAGGAACTCTACACCGGCATCCTGAACCAATACTACCGCTATCTGCGCAACGTGCTGATGAATGTCGGCGGCATCTACCTCACCGAGGTCAAGGACGGCACGCCCGGCGAGCGTTTCCGCGCCGTTCCGCGCGACACGCAGCGCAAATCGCTGCAATGGGTGATCAAGCAGATCCGAGAAAGCGGCTGGCTCGATGACAAGGCCCTGACCGACAAGTTCCCGGTAGCTCTGAATCCCTCGCTGAAGATCGTTTCGGCCCTCGGGACCAGTATCCTCTCGACGTACAAAAACGTCACGCTCTCGGCCTATATTTCGGACAAACCCTACCTGCCGCGCGAGTTCTTCGACGACATCTACAACGGTTTCTGGGAGAACACGATCAAGGGCCGCAAACTTACCAATACGGACAAGCTCATGCAACGTCTGATGATCGGCGAAATGATCAAGGTTCTGACCAAATACTCCGGCAAGGGCGGCAACAGCGGCGGCATCACGATCCCTGTCTCGGCCTACGCTCCGACCATCGAGGATATCCGGGCTTACGGGCTCGATGCCTCGGGCCTGACCGACCGTTACATCGACCGCCTGCGCGAAATCGAGCAGGAGCACGGAGCCGGGTATATCGCCACCGAAACTGCCAAACAAGCTTCATACAATTTCGGAGACCGTTACGGCTACGGATTCCAGTCGAGGGTGAACATCAGTACGATCGACGAATCGGAAGCCTACTACTGCGAAACGCTCGACCGCATCGAACGGCTGCTCAAGAGCCGGGTGACGACTGCCAACATAGCCGACAGAGCTTACTACAAGGCTCTCCTGATGCAGATACAGTCCGCAAAAAAATAG
- a CDS encoding DUF3853 family protein translates to MDIETLKSKLLWQMTGEEFLFLQQNGVEQSERQPYIVAPPKKHVYGIRGIAELFGCSIPTANRIKASGKIDQAITQIGRKIIVDADLAFELAGRKTGGRKVRSRDIL, encoded by the coding sequence ATGGATATAGAAACATTGAAATCGAAACTGTTGTGGCAGATGACAGGAGAAGAATTTCTCTTTCTTCAGCAGAATGGCGTGGAGCAATCAGAGCGGCAGCCTTACATTGTCGCTCCACCGAAAAAACACGTTTACGGAATTCGGGGCATCGCCGAATTGTTCGGGTGTAGTATTCCGACTGCTAACCGTATAAAGGCGAGCGGAAAAATTGATCAAGCGATTACGCAAATCGGTCGCAAAATCATTGTGGATGCGGATTTGGCGTTTGAGTTGGCAGGACGTAAAACCGGTGGCAGGAAAGTCCGTTCTCGTGATATCCTATAA
- a CDS encoding 6-pyruvoyl trahydropterin synthase family protein — protein MRSITTFDLQYAHRFYGFKGEAQYLHGHTGVLTIEVEDTVNEGVNMVFPCNEIQKTAWDVLKNFDHALILREDDPLLPAVLDVYEKQGIKNGHPQNTMKGEAFKTELATAYPDCRLVVTKETMTVEGMIKIVYDLLKDKLNIAKITFTSGVNAGSAEFETKNDIDRCPLCGISLNEEGVCPKCGYKKK, from the coding sequence ATGAGAAGCATCACAACATTCGACTTGCAGTACGCACACCGCTTTTACGGTTTCAAGGGCGAGGCCCAGTATCTTCACGGCCACACGGGAGTCCTGACCATCGAGGTCGAGGACACGGTCAACGAAGGGGTAAACATGGTATTCCCCTGCAACGAGATTCAGAAGACGGCCTGGGACGTGCTGAAGAATTTCGACCACGCACTGATCCTGCGCGAAGACGACCCGCTGCTGCCGGCTGTTCTCGACGTATACGAGAAGCAGGGCATCAAGAACGGCCACCCGCAGAACACGATGAAGGGCGAAGCGTTCAAGACCGAACTTGCAACGGCCTATCCCGACTGCCGTCTGGTCGTCACGAAGGAGACGATGACCGTCGAGGGCATGATCAAGATCGTCTACGACCTGCTCAAGGACAAGCTTAACATCGCCAAGATCACCTTCACCAGCGGTGTGAACGCCGGTTCTGCCGAGTTCGAGACCAAGAACGACATCGACCGCTGCCCGCTGTGCGGCATTTCGCTCAACGAAGAGGGCGTATGTCCCAAGTGCGGTTACAAGAAGAAGTAA